From Lysinibacillus sp. SGAir0095, the proteins below share one genomic window:
- a CDS encoding VOC family protein: MSFIFKAIDHIQLAAPKGSEGVARNFYKDILGFMEVEKPDELKKRGGVWFSFGNYQIHVGIEEPFTPAKKAHPAFEVENIEALEQHLSKNDIHIIKDDNLPGAKRFYLHDPFGNRIEVLEWLEVDCGEE; this comes from the coding sequence ATGTCATTTATTTTCAAAGCAATTGATCATATTCAACTTGCGGCTCCCAAAGGTAGTGAGGGAGTGGCACGGAATTTTTATAAGGATATATTAGGATTTATGGAAGTAGAAAAACCCGATGAATTGAAAAAACGAGGAGGAGTTTGGTTTTCGTTTGGCAATTACCAAATTCATGTAGGCATAGAAGAACCCTTTACACCAGCAAAAAAAGCACACCCTGCATTTGAGGTAGAAAATATCGAGGCTTTAGAACAACACTTATCAAAAAATGATATACACATTATTAAAGATGATAACCTACCAGGCGCTAAAAGATTTTATCTCCATGATCCATTTGGGAATCGTATAGAGGTATTAGAATGGTTGGAGGTTGACTGTGGGGAGGAGTGA
- a CDS encoding GNAT family N-acetyltransferase produces the protein MIYNEQNKTITTKRLLLRLFQKTDAAVVAKLCNNYNIYKNTLYLPYPYSKEHALTWIEHHQDNFEENRSYELALTDKKSGELYGAIALSNNPKFQQGELAYWVGEEYWGNGIATEAAQAMLQFAFDEKQYHKVFARYFGSNPASGKVMQKIGMKKEGILIDHVKKDDHFEDLAYYGIVNSLSK, from the coding sequence ATGATTTACAATGAACAAAATAAAACAATTACTACAAAGCGATTACTACTTAGGTTATTTCAAAAAACAGACGCGGCTGTAGTTGCTAAACTATGCAATAATTATAATATTTATAAAAATACTTTGTATCTACCTTATCCATATTCCAAGGAGCACGCGTTAACTTGGATTGAACATCATCAAGATAATTTTGAGGAGAATCGTTCGTATGAGTTAGCGCTTACAGATAAGAAAAGTGGCGAATTATATGGAGCAATAGCACTTTCGAACAATCCAAAATTCCAACAAGGGGAACTCGCCTATTGGGTTGGGGAAGAGTATTGGGGAAATGGAATTGCTACAGAAGCTGCTCAAGCAATGCTCCAATTTGCTTTTGATGAAAAGCAATATCATAAGGTTTTTGCGCGTTACTTCGGTTCAAATCCAGCCTCAGGAAAAGTAATGCAAAAAATAGGCATGAAAAAAGAAGGCATCCTAATCGATCATGTGAAAAAAGATGATCATTTTGAAGATTTAGCCTATTACGGGATTGTAAATTCGTTAAGTAAATAA
- a CDS encoding LysE family transporter: MSAFLGYVILGISLAAPIGPVNAAQITKGIYGGFGHAWLVGLGAMLADAVYMAIVYLGVFHFLETPFMQTLLWSFGCFVLIFTGVDSIVNAGKEIKMNKIKGNSLKKSFFNGFLLSISNPLSMMFWLGIFGSVLAKTVTNNDLDHVILYSAAIFVGLFIWDVTMAFISSSFKKILTAKLLGVISAISGLSLIGFGVYFGVQAFKLLFL, encoded by the coding sequence ATGAGTGCTTTTTTGGGTTACGTAATACTGGGAATTTCACTTGCTGCTCCAATTGGTCCAGTAAACGCTGCGCAGATTACGAAGGGTATTTATGGTGGCTTTGGACATGCATGGCTAGTAGGATTAGGCGCAATGTTAGCCGATGCTGTTTATATGGCCATTGTATATCTAGGTGTATTTCACTTTCTTGAAACACCATTTATGCAAACATTACTATGGTCCTTCGGTTGTTTTGTACTGATTTTTACAGGTGTCGACAGCATTGTGAATGCAGGAAAAGAAATTAAAATGAATAAAATCAAAGGAAATTCACTAAAAAAATCATTTTTTAATGGTTTTTTACTTTCCATTTCAAACCCTCTATCGATGATGTTCTGGCTAGGTATTTTCGGTTCTGTCCTTGCCAAAACAGTTACTAACAATGATCTTGACCACGTTATTTTATATAGCGCCGCTATTTTCGTTGGGCTATTTATTTGGGATGTAACTATGGCATTTATCTCCAGTAGCTTCAAGAAAATATTGACTGCCAAGCTTCTCGGCGTTATTTCGGCCATTTCAGGTCTTTCCCTTATCGGATTTGGTGTGTATTTTGGTGTTCAAGCCTTTAAATTACTATTTCTCTAA
- a CDS encoding PH domain-containing protein: MFKNLVGNAVGDALGLSDIGQVIKPEDYNKTESDDFILTEDGEKIFFLIKSKSDEYCFTNMALLHLDGDSALSKKRVLKRYDYYKHQIENVMLETAGTIDLDIEIKFQIGHNTFSIDIAKKFGVEIADLYKSLLAISRIQEKNARLNDFAKESVLIARDVHYGTRNTDTPTNIEFNKIVNLANNWLKQTYDQNEKKDFSDVFQKYIQN; encoded by the coding sequence ATGTTTAAGAATTTAGTAGGGAATGCAGTTGGAGATGCACTAGGGTTGAGCGATATCGGTCAGGTCATTAAGCCTGAAGATTATAATAAGACTGAATCAGATGATTTCATTTTGACAGAGGACGGCGAAAAGATTTTCTTCCTAATCAAATCTAAATCGGACGAATATTGCTTCACAAATATGGCTCTATTACATTTAGATGGTGATTCTGCTTTAAGCAAAAAACGTGTGTTAAAACGTTATGACTACTACAAGCACCAAATTGAAAATGTAATGTTAGAGACAGCTGGTACAATTGATCTTGATATAGAAATCAAATTCCAAATTGGGCATAACACGTTCTCAATCGATATTGCCAAGAAATTTGGAGTTGAGATTGCAGACCTTTATAAATCGTTATTGGCCATTTCTAGAATTCAAGAAAAGAACGCTCGTTTAAATGATTTTGCAAAAGAATCAGTGTTAATTGCTCGTGATGTGCATTACGGTACAAGAAATACCGATACACCAACAAACATTGAGTTCAACAAAATTGTAAACCTTGCAAATAATTGGCTAAAACAAACATATGATCAAAACGAGAAAAAGGATTTCTCAGACGTTTTCCAAAAATATATTCAAAACTAA
- a CDS encoding amino acid permease, translating to MEIPARAGGKSEKNGGGKLKWWQLSLIGVGCTIGTGYFLGSGIGISKTGPSIILSFILAGLTAMIVSEQLGKMFIQDPQKGSFRSYTKKAFGRWAGFSSGWVYWFSEMLISGSQLTALSILTRFWFPNIPIWILASIYAVLGIIVVLIGTKGFEKTENIFAVMKVAAIFMFIIIAILVLFGFFGGNRDDFNVPNTANEFFVNGVIGLWSSLIFGFYAFGGIEIMGILSVRLQQKKEVIKATTVMLIILTSIYLISIILASGFVAYDQFNAEESPFVISLANYNLAFFPYVFNAGVVIAGFSTMAASLFAVTSMLVTMAEEGDAPKVFAKKSKLKVPPSALALTISVLVISIIVSRIVPDRVYEYITTAAGLMLIYNWFFILISFPRLIKATKFDHIKRFLAMLLILLAISGTILDKANRMGFFVSVLFIAIIIIVILFMRKGKKKEKNELPCGY from the coding sequence ATGGAAATTCCAGCACGTGCAGGAGGGAAAAGTGAGAAAAACGGTGGGGGCAAGTTAAAATGGTGGCAACTCTCCCTAATTGGCGTTGGCTGTACCATCGGAACAGGTTATTTTCTTGGTTCTGGTATCGGTATTTCAAAAACAGGTCCTTCAATAATCCTCTCATTTATCCTTGCGGGACTTACAGCAATGATTGTTTCTGAGCAACTCGGAAAAATGTTTATACAGGATCCACAAAAAGGGTCATTTCGTTCTTATACTAAAAAAGCTTTTGGCAGATGGGCTGGATTTAGTAGTGGTTGGGTTTATTGGTTTTCAGAAATGCTGATTTCCGGAAGTCAATTAACAGCACTTTCTATTTTAACCCGTTTCTGGTTCCCTAATATACCCATTTGGATTTTGGCTTCAATTTATGCTGTTCTAGGAATTATCGTTGTTTTAATAGGTACAAAAGGTTTTGAAAAAACAGAAAACATTTTCGCAGTCATGAAAGTGGCCGCTATTTTTATGTTTATTATTATTGCGATTCTAGTTCTATTTGGATTTTTCGGTGGAAATCGGGATGATTTTAATGTACCTAATACTGCAAATGAATTTTTCGTGAATGGTGTGATCGGTTTATGGTCATCCCTTATATTTGGCTTCTATGCTTTTGGTGGAATCGAAATTATGGGAATTTTATCAGTAAGACTGCAACAAAAAAAAGAAGTCATAAAGGCAACTACAGTGATGCTGATCATATTAACGTCAATCTATCTAATATCGATTATTTTAGCTTCAGGATTTGTTGCATATGATCAATTCAATGCAGAAGAAAGTCCATTTGTGATTTCCCTTGCAAACTATAATTTAGCCTTTTTTCCCTATGTATTTAATGCAGGAGTAGTAATAGCCGGCTTTTCTACAATGGCTGCATCCCTCTTTGCAGTGACGAGCATGTTGGTAACGATGGCAGAGGAAGGGGATGCCCCAAAAGTATTTGCCAAGAAAAGTAAACTTAAAGTTCCACCATCTGCTTTAGCACTAACCATTTCGGTCTTAGTGATTTCGATTATCGTTTCTAGAATCGTGCCGGATCGTGTATACGAATATATTACAACAGCAGCAGGGTTGATGCTTATCTATAATTGGTTTTTCATTCTGATTTCATTCCCTAGACTCATAAAAGCAACTAAATTTGATCATATAAAGCGATTTTTAGCTATGCTGCTCATTCTACTTGCTATAAGCGGTACTATTCTAGATAAAGCAAATCGTATGGGTTTTTTTGTAAGTGTCTTATTCATTGCAATCATTATTATCGTCATCCTATTTATGCGTAAAGGGAAGAAAAAGGAGAAAAACGAACTTCCATGTGGATATTAG
- a CDS encoding 2-hydroxyacyl-CoA dehydratase has translation MSVHVYQTFEIKQEKFKEAIENLQEIKKYRNEQYDHEVEVLIPITGYDYTYAILASYNGLAEMEFQDRKMFDDEEYLKLVGKLFLEHVVQGTMVTQIYRGINKKVSSKEEK, from the coding sequence ATGTCAGTTCATGTATATCAAACCTTTGAAATAAAACAAGAGAAATTTAAAGAAGCAATTGAAAACTTACAGGAAATTAAAAAATATCGTAACGAGCAATATGACCATGAGGTTGAAGTATTAATTCCAATCACGGGTTACGATTATACCTACGCTATTTTGGCATCCTATAACGGATTGGCTGAAATGGAATTTCAAGATAGAAAAATGTTTGACGATGAAGAATATTTAAAGTTGGTTGGAAAATTATTCCTGGAGCATGTTGTGCAGGGAACAATGGTTACTCAAATTTACCGAGGCATTAATAAAAAGGTTTCAAGTAAAGAAGAAAAATAA
- a CDS encoding pentapeptide repeat-containing protein, whose amino-acid sequence MKIDSPKIPADLTIRNFQEIFHEEDPELEFCEIQHANFENEEVHRVRLSQMNLKNCRFNNTDFEKMDLTDVYFEKCDFSNANLSKSTIYRVRFVDCKLLGVNFTESRFGNVQFEDSVLNLSMFGNSKLEKVIFNNSLLKNTDFYDCKLKNIELLCCNIDGANFEETSLKGIDLSTSTFNELNVSIPNLKGCQVSANQAIQFAALLGLVIKE is encoded by the coding sequence ATGAAAATCGATTCCCCAAAAATTCCAGCTGATTTAACGATTAGAAATTTCCAGGAGATATTTCACGAAGAAGATCCCGAATTAGAATTTTGCGAAATACAGCATGCAAATTTTGAAAATGAAGAAGTTCATCGAGTTAGATTATCTCAAATGAACCTTAAAAATTGTCGTTTCAACAATACTGATTTTGAAAAAATGGATTTAACAGATGTCTATTTTGAAAAATGTGATTTTTCGAATGCAAATTTAAGCAAATCTACTATTTATCGAGTAAGATTTGTAGATTGCAAGCTTTTAGGCGTTAATTTTACTGAATCACGGTTTGGGAATGTCCAATTTGAGGATTCGGTTCTAAACTTATCAATGTTTGGAAACTCAAAACTTGAAAAAGTGATTTTCAATAATTCTTTATTAAAAAACACTGATTTCTATGATTGTAAATTAAAAAATATCGAACTTCTATGTTGCAATATAGATGGAGCGAATTTTGAAGAAACTTCGCTTAAAGGGATTGATCTAAGTACTTCAACCTTTAACGAGTTGAATGTTTCAATTCCCAATTTAAAAGGATGCCAGGTATCAGCTAATCAGGCCATTCAATTTGCAGCACTTTTAGGACTGGTTATTAAAGAATAG
- a CDS encoding spore coat protein: MPNNIAGRGLTDREMLQLCLELEKGRCRSISYTLLETTHHELREIYEDCFENASSNQYELFEIMNNKGWYKTELATKDQIGNVQELMQNNLHPDNQF, from the coding sequence ATGCCAAATAATATCGCAGGACGTGGATTAACAGACCGTGAAATGCTTCAGCTTTGTTTAGAGCTAGAAAAAGGCCGCTGTCGTAGTATCAGCTATACTTTACTAGAAACGACACATCATGAACTTCGAGAAATTTATGAAGATTGCTTTGAAAATGCAAGTTCAAATCAATATGAGCTTTTTGAGATTATGAACAACAAAGGCTGGTATAAAACAGAACTAGCCACAAAGGATCAGATCGGTAATGTACAGGAACTGATGCAAAATAACCTGCATCCAGATAATCAATTTTGA